The following are from one region of the Ornithorhynchus anatinus isolate Pmale09 chromosome X1, mOrnAna1.pri.v4, whole genome shotgun sequence genome:
- the SMIM3 gene encoding small integral membrane protein 3 isoform X1 produces MRMELEDGESNMEETSGGVTPVEVALPKHILDVWVIILIILATILVMTSLVLCPATAVIIYRVRTHPMRNGVV; encoded by the exons ATGAGGATGGAACTGGAGGATGG GGAGAGCAACATGGAGGAAACCAGTGGAGGGGTCACCCCTGTTGAAGTTGCGCTGCCCAAGCACATCTTGGACGTCTgggtcatcatcctcatcattctgGCCACCATCCTGGTCATGACCTCCCTGGTGCTCTGCCCAGCCACCGCCGTCATCATCTACCGCGTGCGGACTCACCCCATGCGCAATGGAGTCGTCTGA
- the SMIM3 gene encoding small integral membrane protein 3 isoform X2, with translation MEETSGGVTPVEVALPKHILDVWVIILIILATILVMTSLVLCPATAVIIYRVRTHPMRNGVV, from the coding sequence ATGGAGGAAACCAGTGGAGGGGTCACCCCTGTTGAAGTTGCGCTGCCCAAGCACATCTTGGACGTCTgggtcatcatcctcatcattctgGCCACCATCCTGGTCATGACCTCCCTGGTGCTCTGCCCAGCCACCGCCGTCATCATCTACCGCGTGCGGACTCACCCCATGCGCAATGGAGTCGTCTGA